The genomic interval AAATCAAGAACTGAGGGCGAAGTCGATGAAACCCTTAGATCGTGGACCAATATCAAACCAACAGAATGCTAAGATTGAAGCGGACGATTCACTAAGATCAAAACTAGTAGAACATTGAGATCGAAGTCAGCTTGAAGTCGACAGAATGCTCAAATCAAGGACTTAAGCCAAAACCGACAGAATCCTTAAGTCACAAACTGAGATCAAGCCAATAGGATATTGGGATTAAAGTCGAGGGAACACTCAAGTCAAGGACTGAGCATGAAGCAAACAAAGTACCCAAGTTGAGAACAAAGATCGAGCCAATAGAATATTGAGATCAAAGCCAGTAGAATACTGAGATCGAAACCAACGAAGTATTGCTGAACATTGAAGTCGAAGCCTATAGAGCACAAAGATCGAGACTAATGGAACACTAAGATCAAGCCTGCAGAATACTAAGATCAAAGCAAATAGATCAAAACTGATAGAGCACTAAGATCAAGCTGGCAGAATTCTAAGGTTGGTGCCGAAGGGATGCTAAAGTCGAACCTGAACCACGTCCCATTTCATTTATACCTGCAAAAGCAATAAAATAAATGGGCCCACCCTTTTGTAAAATATGCAAAAACtgacaagataaaaaaaattactcccTCGAAGTACTcctgtaaaaaagaaaaatagttggGGTaagttagtaaaaaaataaaatttcaaatgacaaaaaagagggaattaaaaaaaggaaaaaaagaagaaaataaatagagaaaaaaaaaaaagaatggagattaaaaaattagattgaaaaagggaaagaaaaagagtcgtttttaaatatagaaaaatgaatcaaaatatttacaaaatataccaaattttagaattattaatgatagatattgataaataatgatagaagtctattcgTGTCCATCAACGTTtattattgatagttttaaaattttactgtattttataaaaagttttaccatttgaaataattttccaaagaaaaaaaagaagaaaaggaagaaaaagaaaaggaaaaaaacgtgagaaaaggaaaaggaaaagaaaagaaatgttagagaaaaggggaagaaatcatgaaagaaagaaaaggaagaaaaaaataagttaaaagAATACATGAAAGTGTaagtcttttctttttctttacacATAGCCGCCACCCACCCATCATCTCTCCATTCTTTTCCTTCTCAAACCCCTCTGTGCATCGCTCCTCAAAGCACCGTCCAAGCACCCATGAACGACTTGAATGGCGGCTTCTTCTCTAGCGACGTTAGCCCTCTCCCCCTACATGGTGTCTTCCCTGATTCTTCGCAGCTTCTTCTCTAGCGACGTCCCCCACGCCACCACGTGTTCTTGTGATCTGTCGACGGGCGCTAGTCTACAAATCGTGCCACCACACGCTATCGCCGTTATCGCCACCGGCAAAGACCCACCTCCGGCGACTTCAGTTGCACGTAGCAACTCCGGTGGGTACCCATCCATCTGCAGTATTAAAGTAAGAAAAGGTGAAGAAAGAGGGGGGAAAAAAAATAGCAGAAAATGGTTACAGCAAAAGGAAGAGAGAAAACAACTGGCCAAAATCGAAGCTGGAGGAGCTATATTTATAGATAGTGAATTCTTTATAAATCCAAATCTTAATTcaaattcttaaattaaaatttcaaaagggagaaaatctaatttaatttgatcaaATCGTCTTTATCttcatacaaattaaattcaagTTTGGTatccaaaattcaattaattcctgaaattaaattgatttggaCCTCAAATTTgccaaataaacaaataaattagattTGGGTTCCAAATTTAATCCTAAATGAACTGAACATCTAAATttgttccaaattttattctaaattcaccaaaaatttagttcctatctttaaatctaaattaaattagggataAGATctcaaatttatctaaaataGAAACTtgacatattccaaattttatccaaagttcaaattattcgagcttagattttatctaagtcaAAATACATTGTGATCAAACCTAAAATCTAtctcaaactaaaaaaatttagtcatatcaaattttatcctaaattcAAGTATCAAAATTGAGGCTTTTATCCTAGAGACAAATTAAATTGTCGTTATGAACtcaaatttatatcaaattaaagTTTGTTTATATTCCAAAAATCTCCCCAAATTTTAGTCAAACTTATGTACCAACTTCATAGTTTGATTAAATTGACACATCAAACAAGATTAAAGTCTAGagcaaataacttgtatttagATTCTAACTTTATCTTTTTTGAGATTCACCTACACATAcatgtgcataaatctcaaaaagAGGCATTTGTTGAATAAGAATTTTttgaccaatcacaaattgtcacaCAATTCCTCAAAATAATGGTGAAATTACCAAATCATTAACTTTGGATCCAATTAATAGTTGACATGTctaattgaagttgaagacataaattggcaAATTTTTATGACACCACGTGTTTTCATCATGATtcttggattgaataaaataatttgatttaatttgatatttttatttaggTTAAAAGTCCAAATGAACCCAAAATAGGTTTAATTGGactcaaatgtcaaataaggcccaaatccaattagtttGGCACAAGAGCCAGGTCGATGGACCAATCAAGCTCAAGCTAGGGTTGGCAATGGGGCCGGGACAGGGCGAGGGGCATCCCCGTCCCCGACCCTGTGGGAGAAATTCTTCCTCATCCCCGCCCCCGTCCCCATCATTTGAAGGCGGGGACAGGGGTAGGGATTCCCCGTCGGGGAAACAGGTCCCCGCGAGGCCCCATTCACCGTTTCCCCGTGGGGATTCCCCTATTAGTTCCCTACGGGGAATCCTCTACTAGTTCCCCACAGGGATTCCTCGTGGGGAttcctcattttttaaaaaattaaaatttgattttatttaagttttttaaGTTTGGACTTGGTTTCTTGGACTTAGAGTTAGAATTTGGATATTTAATATTGGGCTCCAATCCAACACTatacattataaatatatatataaataaattattttatatattataaatatatatttatggaGGTCGggaatctgtctcttatacacatctagatgtgtataagagacaggggtcAGGGTTGGGGTCGGGGTCGGAGCAGGGATATTGTCCCCATCCCCGCCCCGTCCCCAGACGGGGCCCCGAAAATTTTTCCCAGACCCCATCCCAGGTTAAACCGGGGATTCCCCGCCTCGATCGGGTGGGTTCCTGCGgggaattttgccaaccctGGTCCAAGCTAGAGAATTCTCTACAGAAGACTCCATAACTCCTAAAGATCAAACCATTCCTTGAAACTTAAGTCTTGAAAATACAAATATTCCTCCCAGACTTCAATTTCAAGAACATCACGCGCTCCAGTTTATCAAGCTTACACATTCAACTGAGAGAttaagtattagagatcgaaccacaaggACATAAAATCTACATCAagacaagttcaactccatagAACATGTTTCTCTAAAAATCTTGTGCGACTAATGTTAATGTTCAAGAACCAAATAGATAAATTTGGAAGGGACTAACTTatgatttaaccaaaaaaaaaatgatcgcTATTATTTCGAAGTGCCTATTAATAGTGAATGAATAAATTGGGAGGAGAGGAGAAAGATGAcggaagagagagaaatgagagatagaaaaacaaaaataaagtaaataaattaaatagtgattagaaatatttgaaaaagtttaaataCAAACAAATGTAAAACGGTTAAGTTTGAAAACTTATAGACTTAAATGAAACTTAACCCAAACTTTAAAAAACGAGAAGTATAATCTTTccataaaaatatttgaaatataacAACTACGAATATAAACAATATCAATAATGTTTgatgattaggattagtttgGTTATGATAATTACATATATATGTAAATTTGTAAAGGTTAGTCTTTGACCAACCTTTCTAGCCCATCTGTTCTTTACACATACTCTTATTTCTCACTAATCTCTCTATATTGCACAAGCTCTTTTTAAGCTAGTTTCTCTCCATACGAATGTATTATTATTAGGAATGATGAAGAAGGTCAGGATTCAAGTATTCATCAACCACAGATTGGCCAATCAGATGATTTACTGTAGAAGACTAAGTTGAAACAGTTATAGAGTTTGGAATCTCAGTATCAGCCATGATTGAAGATGAATTGGTAAAAACTCTCAGAGAAAAATATCACTCATTTGATATCATATTAACACTAGAGTGAGATTAAATAAAACTTGTGTGTCAATCttattgaaaacaaattatttaaacaaCTCAATAATCATATGGCGGAAAGAACAGAAAATAAACTGACTAACTAGAGTAACTACAATTAactctaataattttttttcttacgatagttttttttttattgtcgaCTTCAACATGACTCAATTGATTAAGACACATGCCTTCAACCAGAGGTCAGAAGTTCAAATTTCTCCAACAATTATATTACCTTAATAGATATCACTAGAGAGTAAATTCAACATTATCAATGAGTACAAAACAAGAAAGTTAGTGAAAACAATAGTATTCTTGTATTCACAAAAACAATGTCAAGGCATATTGAAACAAACAATCCTAAGAACAATGATTAGACAAGAAAGTTTTGTTTTCTCCCACAAACTAAAACTCTGCAAACCAAATTCATTTCATTTCAACACCCTTTTTTCCCTTCCTGTGAAAACTAAATTCTAGAAGAATCCTCTGTTTCCTGCAGAATCAAAGATCTTTCATCCATTCAAACTTCACAAATCCAATGTTATAAATTTCTGTCTCTGTCAAAGAATCAGCTAGACACAGATTTTGTTGTAAGAGGTCTTGGTCTATAAGAAACTGCTTCTTCTCCAAGTAAAAGTGCCCTTAAAATGGTGTCAAATAAACCTTTATAATGAATAATCAAATGCCCTCCATCAGTAACTTCATGGTACTCAATCCATGGAAGCTGCCCTGAAACATATCTTTGGAGTTCCACTGGCACAACTTTGTCTTCACAACCTTGCCAAATATGAACCGAACTTTCGTTTCGAGCATATGGGTTACTAAGTTTAAGTGGATCGAATTCCCATTCGCCAAACGCAAGCATGAAATCATTTCGAAGCGTGTTGAAAATGCGTTGCTCCTTTAACATCCTCTGCAAGCAGAAAAATCACAACCCCCTTTTGTTTCAATCAACTCACACACAGACCAATGCGCGCAGCGAATGGAAAAGAGAAAATCTATATACCTTGGATAGCATTGGGAAGCCGGGAATCGCCTTTAAGATGTCGATATCTCGTTCGTTGAAGAATATCGGATTCTTTTCGAGCACAGAAGTTGAAGGAATCCAATTCTGACTCACCCACCAATGTAAAAGCCCAGGGGTATAGGTTGAAAGCCATAATCCTAATTTCAAAAGCTTTCTCCTGTAATCCTCTTTTATGAGGCTAAATGGAAGTGAAGGCCACTGATAATTCACTAAAGGGACTATAAGAGCTGTGCCTGCTAACCTacattaagttatttttggtgaaataaagcaataaataacaaaagcaaataaatcaaagaaaggaaaaacagCTCAAAGACATAAAATGTGGATAAAAAATCTTGCCTTTCTGGTATGTATTTGAGGCAACTCCAAGCCGAATACGATCCCATCGAGACACCGATAAGATAAAACTTAGATCCAATTTGCAATTGATCAGCCAATTCTTGAATGTCATATGCTTCATTCTCAACTGAGCTATTGGGATTTGGATCACTTTCACCATATCCAGGGCGATCGTAGAGTAAAAAGTAAATCCCCAACTCAAAAATCGCCTCCTAAAATCATTAAAACTTCATCAAATACTAATTTTAAAGCAGACCCAGTTAAGAAAACATCAAGAACTTGAGATTCAAAACTATGGAAGAGGTAAAAAGTGTACTTGAGAAGCTAAAATAGTCATGTCTTTGGAGCTTCCAAAGCCATGGGAGACAATGATTTTGAAGTTAGCTTTGTCTTTAGAAacacccttctctatataagcAAGATATCTTCCATCACTGAGTTTGATTCTCTGAGAAGAAACAGGAAGATTctgagaagatgaagaagatccATCAATTTGTGAAGGAGGAAGTTGTTTGGTCTGATAAAACATCCCCAAAAAACCAATCAGCAACACAACAGCAATTCTTGAAACCATCCCTGGGACAAAGCAAGCAAACAAAAAAACATGGAAAAACCAGAGATCTGACCAATAAAAACCCCACAATCCGAAAACCCCACTtcagaaattaaagaaaaatggaagattTGGAATCAACTGATTGAAAAAATGAAGCTAAGATCGATAAAATGGCAAGAAAGATTGAAGGCGATGTTAAGATTTTTGAGGGTTTTACTTGGCTTTGACCACAGAGGGCAAGCTGGGCAGAGACAGCTCGGATTTTggctctttttaaaaaaaaaaattttcctaTTTAAATATGGTAGAGATGTGTTGGTAAAGGTTAATGGGCCATTATTTGGAATTCAtaaggggtttgtataagaaACCCATTTTTGGATTGTTCTTTGAAATGCTGAAAAGGGACAATCAAGCAATCAATTATTCAATCTAAAGCTTTATGGTCGTGGATGATTGTTGAAGAAGATGTAATTTAGGAAGTTTTGTTGGAGTCTTGTAGGTTATTTGTTGCCGTAAAAGCTTCGAATCCAAGCTAAAAAAAtggtgttttttcttttattttttctcctttCAATCTTTTTGATTGTTCTTCAAATTAGATGACGTTGGAAGAAGACAGAGGATGATGCCATTTCAATGAAATTATAATCAAAACGTAAGGTAAGATATCTAACTAGAAAAGAGTGAcgtaaataattcaaaattttctttcaagtcCTAAAATTTTGGAGTAAACACCCatgtgagaaaataaaatatataaacaagtaaaataaaataactaaattttagaataaataaataaaataaaataaattatagaaaatagaaaaattatggAATTTATGGAAATCTAAAATTCTCATTCCCCAATCCTTTCTTTACTtttctcaccaatgtgtgtTTCCACAACATACGACAAATGTCACTATTTGTAGGTAAATTGGCAACTAGGAGGTGTCAATATTTGGACACTATGGATGCTTTAACATTGGACACATGGAGCAGGGGGATAAGAAACCTCTTTTTAGTACACTAAGCATTGGACATTTATACTCTCCCTTAGATGACCATTATATACCAAGTAtatctcgttaaaaccttattaggaaaaaattcctagtgaaggaaaaaaagtacatatttcatataatttatactcctaaaagaatacgaTATATTTGTTctccctcatgaaaacatcacttaagatctatGAGTTGTCGCATtctaatgttgtgcaccaatttttcaaagattgGGATAgataatgattttgtaaataagtctgctaAATTATcatttgaacaaatttgttgtacaatgatgtcgacattttcttcaagattatgagtagggttggcaaaatttcCCGTAGGTACCCGCCCTGATCCTTGGTTTGACTggggatggggtcaaatcgAAAAAAAATTTCGAGGCCCCATCCGAGGACGGGCGGCGAGAAGGGGACGATATCACCGCCTCAACCCTGACCCTGATCCCGACCCCGATTAATCCCCAACCCtcgatttgatatatttatattttataaatatatatttataatatataaaataatttatttatatatatgtttataatgtatagtgtTGGATTGTAGCCCAATATTAAATATCCCTATTCTAACTCTAAGCCCAAGAAGCCAAGCCCAAACtttaaaaacttaaataaaatcatattttaaatcaaattttaattaaaaaaatggggaATCCCCACGGGGAATTAGTAGGTGATTCCACGTGGGGAACTAGTAGGGGAATCCCCGCGGAAAACGGGGAATGGGGCCCCACGGGGACCCCGTTTCCCCAACGGGGAATCCTCACCCCCGTCCCCGCCTCCAAATGGCGGGGGTAGGGGCAGGGATGTGGGAGAATTTCCCCTACGGGGTCGGGGATGGGGAACGCCCCCCCGCCCTGCCTCAGCCCTATTGCCAACCCTAATTATAGGTGTAGAAAAGTTTTAGTGTTATATGCtatgttctatctcttttaatatatcatcctttgatttgggttatACATGTTGtattgtcttcgtataatatcgttggaagaatatttttagtaaaagacaagccacatgttccacgaatgtgtAGAGTCATTGATCTTATCCACACACATTCTtcactagcctcgtgaattgtaaaattttcagcatgatttgaggaagtagttGTTATGGTCTGTTTCGCTAATCGCCATGATATAACAGTTTCTCTACATATGAACAAATAACCTATTTGAGATTAGCTTTGtatggatcagataaatatctagaatatgcataaccaactagatcaaaattcaatttatttgaataaaacaaatccaTACCGatcgttcctcggagataacatagtatatgtttaattatatttcaatgtctttttgttggagaataacTATATCCAGCTATTTACtgaaaaaacaatatttgattttgtattattagcaagatacataattTCATCGaatgcactaagatatggtaatTCAGGACCAAggagttcttcattatcatcttgaggttgaaatatatctttcttaaaATCTAGTGAacaaacttccattggaatgttcaatggatgtgcaTGGTCCATATAGAATCTTTTTAAGATATTTTTtgtataagttgattgatgaacaaatatctcatcaaCTAAATGCTCACATTTCAAGTCAagacaattttaattttttgtgatctttcatttcaaattctttcttaatatATTCTATTACCTTTAAAAGTTCTTCAtgagtttcaattatatttaagtcatcaacgTATATCGTTTTAATAACAAATATTGATATCattatttcaacaaatatccacttagGTGATTATACTATATTCGTCTTATTTTTTCAATCCATAAAGTGAtcctgtaactttattgaatatgattccCGGGaacttgatttatatgtttcagataTCTTAAATCCTTCTAGGGTTCTCATATAAATACCATTATCAAGATAACCATATAAATATTCTGTgcctacatccataagatgcatgtctaGATTTTCATACATAGTCTGACCAATTAAAAATCTTTGTGTAATTGTatccaccactggagaatatgtctcatCATAATCAACATCAGATCTTTGTGAAAAATCTTTTGCAACTAATCTTGCTTTATATTTGACAACCTCATtatcttcatttatttttctcacaaatacccatttgtatcccacaatTTTGATGCCTTCTGGTGTTTGggctactggtccaaaaacttgACATTTTGAAAgggagtttaattctgcctcgattgctttTTTCCACCGAAgacaatcttttctatgtcaacattcttcaacagatttttgTCCAGGATCCTTATTTTCAGATATAGTACCCAAAGCaatattatatgcaaaaatgttgtcaataactacattagttcggttctatcattttttttttctgtcatGACATATTtgattgaaatttcattattacGTTTAGGTACTTC from Benincasa hispida cultivar B227 chromosome 10, ASM972705v1, whole genome shotgun sequence carries:
- the LOC120088442 gene encoding uncharacterized protein LOC120088442, translated to MVSRIAVVLLIGFLGMFYQTKQLPPSQIDGSSSSSQNLPVSSQRIKLSDGRYLAYIEKGVSKDKANFKIIVSHGFGSSKDMTILASQEAIFELGIYFLLYDRPGYGESDPNPNSSVENEAYDIQELADQLQIGSKFYLIGVSMGSYSAWSCLKYIPERLAGTALIVPLVNYQWPSLPFSLIKEDYRRKLLKLGLWLSTYTPGLLHWWVSQNWIPSTSVLEKNPIFFNERDIDILKAIPGFPMLSKRMLKEQRIFNTLRNDFMLAFGEWEFDPLKLSNPYARNESSVHIWQGCEDKVVPVELQRYVSGQLPWIEYHEVTDGGHLIIHYKGLFDTILRALLLGEEAVSYRPRPLTTKSVSS